Part of the Plutella xylostella chromosome 22, ilPluXylo3.1, whole genome shotgun sequence genome is shown below.
aagtaggtaggtatatggtaTATGTGCATAAGCTCTGCATACCtaaatatgtaagtttttACCCACTTACAGCATACCTAGTAGATAGGTAGTTTAGTTATCAAAATTACTGTTCATACAAGAGCGTTTTTGTGTAATATCTACTCCTAATGAtgtaatacttacatatttatcgCTTTCTCGTGTATATTATGAAGTAAGAAAACTTAGCAACTGAAAATGTTGACTTTTACCTGAATGTAAATTGTCTGTCCTTAGCTCCGTCAACTCGTGTTCGAATTTGCCCAAAAAGAGTTGGCGCCGAAAGCAGCTCAAATAGACAAGGAAAATAACTTCACTGAGCTCAGACAGTTCTGGAAGAAACTCGGACAGCTCGGATTTTTAGGTAATTATCTCATTATTTATagctaagtatacctacttacgcTGAGTTGCTCATGCAacggaactttaagctaagctaaaaaaaaaaaacattgtattgctgctgccttgcttttacgtaagtaggtacttatacaatacGGACCAAAAAGAGACATGCACAGATTTAATGCATGCCTACATTACCTACCTTAATGTTCCTTTCTGCTCTCTATTAGGTTAGCAGTTGAGttgaggtaggtacttataacttAGTATATTAACAGTGCTACTAGGATAGCATGAGTCCGTCCGCCATTTTCgtattgtttctttttctgCGACTTTTACAGGTGGAGATGTAGAGATCTATTCCAACCCTATCTTAACTAGGTATATCTGATGGAAACTTCTGAATACATTTCAGGTATCACAGCAGATCCCGAATATGGCGGCACCGGCGGCAAATACACGGACCATGTCGTTATCATGGAGGAATTATCTCGGTAAATAGATACATGCATGATAACAaatgcaaaaattaataaaagaaaatacttCTAGCCGAATTTAaacttagatataacatgcgtagataaagaataaaaatgaaaatggtGGGCCTACTCAAGCTACGTATACATGATCTATTCGAAGGTCGGTAATCTGTACCTATAGTATAGGTATTGTACCTAGTGTATACGCGTTCCTGCTCCTGCTAATGtaacggccgccatttttatttctttctttatttgcGCGCGGTACATTTGCATACTAACTATTAATCTCTATTTAACTATCTATGCATTATTGTATTTCAGTGCAAGCGGTTCAATAGCTCTTTCTTACGGAGCACATTCGAACTTATGCGTCAACCAAATCAATAGGAATGGAACTCCTGAGCAGAAGAGCAAGTATTTACCAAAGGTAACCTTCCTAGTGCTAACTAGAACAAATTCGAGAAAATTTTAGGTCCTACCGTCTTAATACTACAATTTTCTTTTCACAAATTTCCACAAAGTTTTATGGTGGTTTTCCACCAGCAGGGTGAAACGAGGCGGAACGAGGATTGAATGGAAAATGTTCAAATCTCTCCTAGCGCATATGATAtgacaaaattttaaattatttttagtacttaagtaggtaagtaaagtaGGTATTCCATTAAATATTCGTCTTGCCCTGTCGGTAAAGAACCTCTAGATTAGAAcaatagttattattattattattgttcagTATTCATCACaacattattttgtatgaaatgtGGGACCAGCCGACAATTTTCCCTGTGTACCTAGCTCTTAAACTATTTTTATCCTCACCCAGCTATGTTCAGGCGAGCACATCGGCGCGCTGGCCATGTCGGAGCCTGGTGCCGGCAGCGACGTGGTCTCCATGAAACTGAGGGCCGAGAAGAAGGGAGACTACTTTGTGCTGAACGGAAGCAAGTTCTGGATCACTAACGGCCCGGATGCCGACGTTTTGGTGGTGAGTTTCACTGCAATCGCTCTCATCGTAAGAATcgtcatcagcccgtaatcgtccactactggacataggccaCGCTAAGGTTGCCTGTTCATAGTGTCCTCTCGAGAATTCATTTGCCCCACCGATCATCGGTTCTTCTGCACGTATCTGGGAAGAATTCCGCTGATTTTATGGGGAAGGCTTTGGGCGTAACTAGGAACTTCAAAGTGTAGGCATGCTTTATTTCAATGTTAACTTATAAACTACTAACTACTGTTCCTTTTAAAGACACacgtaggtataaaaataacccTAGTACCAATCATGTCTTCCATACCCACAGGTATACGCAAAAACGGACCTGACAACGAAGCCGCAGCACGGCATATCGGCGTTCCTGATAGAGAAGGACTACCCAGGGTTCTCTACCGCACAGAAGTTGGACAAGCTGGGCATGCGGGGCTCTAGTACTGGCGAGCTGGTGTTTGAGGACTGCAAGGTTAGTTGAtggtttaaatacagatacagggtgttcagTAAAGAGTGTGTCCAATGGAAAGCTGGATAAACAAGGGGTTGTCAGGAATCCAGCATGTATAGGATATCCATGCAGTAAAGAGTCGACCAACGGAAATCTGCATACTTATACAGGTTGTCATGAATCCGAACAAGCCTTTTTAGTACTTACCAAGAGTACATATTCCCCAGTGTCCTATTTGACTTGGATGCTGACGAATAGTTTGTGCAGAAATGCATTTCTGTAAATGTTGGGGGTTgtgtgtacttacctaatttcaTTGTGCACAAATGGCACTGACCGATCGTCATTCGTCTTCCAATAACAACGTACTTATATACCGTGacgcatttaaaatattttaaataacgtTGATAGATAATTATGCACTTGGTATGCCTAGTGCGTGTTTTCAATAGGCGGGGCTGGGAAAATATGCAGTGTAATAGCGACTCGGTCCAAGATTATGTCGTCAATATTGACTGTAGGaacatacatagatagacggggtggaattttattagTGACGTTCCCGTTGCCTGGTCGTAGCGCGCACCTGCAAAAGGGTCACAAATTCAAAATAGA
Proteins encoded:
- the LOC105395543 gene encoding isovaleryl-CoA dehydrogenase, mitochondrial, with product MSKLVAVPRLLTKCLGQVSGRCMSHYPIDEAVFGLSSEQQQLRQLVFEFAQKELAPKAAQIDKENNFTELRQFWKKLGQLGFLGITADPEYGGTGGKYTDHVVIMEELSRASGSIALSYGAHSNLCVNQINRNGTPEQKSKYLPKLCSGEHIGALAMSEPGAGSDVVSMKLRAEKKGDYFVLNGSKFWITNGPDADVLVVYAKTDLTTKPQHGISAFLIEKDYPGFSTAQKLDKLGMRGSSTGELVFEDCKVPASNLLGEYNKGVYVLMSGLDLERLVLAAGPVGLMQAAVDVAFQYAHTRKQFGKNIGEFQLLQGKMADMYTTLNACRSYLYSVSRACDQGHTSSKDCAGVILYCAEKATQLALDAIQILGGNGFINDYPTGRILRDAKLYEIGAGTSEVRRMLIGRALNNEYK